The following coding sequences are from one Arthrobacter crystallopoietes window:
- a CDS encoding IclR family transcriptional regulator — protein MSEARISAPAVPAGAPTRAEGSVKAPAHSQTLSRGIRALEILAEARSPMTIAELSEALGVHRSIAYRILRTLEDHSLVLRDSAGRVQAGPGLAALARGVSRDLQSAALPELTALANGLAMTAFLAVWDQRDCVTLITVEPRHASATLAQRPGTRHSFSAGGPGIAIQSALTEEQWEQLASGQAYRPEARKAREVGYSVSHEEVIPGTSSVAAPIRIPGQLPAAVAVVYVRTDKPEAELGAELIRAAAAIEDELS, from the coding sequence ATGAGTGAGGCTCGTATTTCGGCTCCAGCGGTTCCCGCTGGCGCCCCGACGCGCGCGGAGGGATCAGTCAAAGCGCCCGCCCACTCGCAGACTTTGTCCCGCGGGATTCGAGCTCTTGAGATATTGGCCGAGGCACGGTCGCCGATGACGATCGCGGAACTCTCGGAGGCTCTCGGCGTCCACCGGTCGATCGCCTACCGGATTCTACGTACGCTGGAGGACCATTCGCTGGTGCTGCGTGATTCGGCCGGGCGAGTTCAGGCCGGACCGGGTCTGGCTGCACTGGCCCGCGGAGTCTCACGTGATCTTCAATCGGCAGCGCTTCCGGAGCTGACTGCCCTGGCTAATGGACTGGCCATGACGGCGTTCCTCGCCGTATGGGACCAGCGAGACTGCGTCACGCTTATCACGGTGGAACCGCGCCATGCTTCAGCCACCTTGGCCCAGCGGCCGGGCACGCGACACTCCTTCAGCGCAGGCGGTCCAGGTATCGCCATCCAGTCCGCCCTAACCGAAGAGCAATGGGAACAACTGGCCTCGGGACAGGCGTACCGTCCCGAGGCCAGGAAAGCCCGCGAAGTCGGCTACAGCGTCAGCCACGAGGAGGTCATACCGGGAACCTCCTCGGTGGCGGCGCCTATCCGCATTCCGGGACAGTTGCCAGCTGCGGTCGCCGTCGTTTACGTCCGAACTGACAAGCCGGAGGCTGAGTTGGGTGCAGAATTGATCCGGGCAGCGGCCGCAATAGAGGACGAACTCAGCTGA
- a CDS encoding MFS transporter: MTPPLNPSQDPDYVPDPARWRILGVLLVTVFMALVGVSIVNVVLPSIQTGLGASQSDIQWVLSGYALTFGIVLVAAGRAGDIFGRGPIFIAGLVIFTLSSIAAGLAPDASTLNIARFIQGLGSGLLNPQAIGMIQQYFRDGERARSFGLMGTVIGVSVAIGPLLGGSLVQIFGVEHGWRWTFLVNVPVGILALVLAFRWFPKPMLNGSPPARAAPVEVADPESIPLGRSWLPFTKTRPAGYQPRDLDPIGAFLLGIAVLMVLLPFVESRGSAWTWTMLPAGLAVLALWAWWEHRYKLRGRSPMVDLHLFRGAGFTNGTIISGLYMLGMTSVWVLVALYVQNGLGRTALEAGLISLPAAVMAAFGSHWSGGKVMEYGRRVVIWGILCALFGLGSSVLVIHWQTAFGLNFWWLLFTLSFVGTAQGLVISPNQTLTLADVPLDYAGSAGGVQQTGQRIGTSVGIAMMTAIAFATLAQTDWQTAITVGFGAIACVVLVALAVAVKDHRRRLVEVAGTA, from the coding sequence GTGACCCCACCGCTGAATCCGTCGCAGGATCCGGACTATGTTCCGGATCCTGCCCGTTGGCGCATTCTCGGGGTCCTGCTGGTCACCGTCTTCATGGCGCTGGTGGGCGTCAGCATTGTCAATGTCGTGTTGCCCTCGATCCAGACCGGGCTGGGGGCCAGCCAATCCGATATCCAGTGGGTACTCTCCGGGTATGCGCTGACCTTCGGCATTGTGCTCGTAGCCGCCGGACGCGCCGGCGATATCTTCGGTCGGGGGCCGATTTTCATAGCCGGGTTGGTGATCTTTACCCTCTCATCCATCGCGGCCGGCTTGGCCCCCGATGCGTCCACCCTGAACATCGCCCGGTTCATCCAGGGCTTAGGCTCAGGCCTGCTCAACCCACAGGCAATCGGAATGATCCAGCAGTACTTCCGGGACGGCGAGCGGGCCCGGTCTTTCGGTCTGATGGGCACGGTGATCGGTGTCTCCGTTGCCATCGGGCCCTTGCTGGGAGGTTCGCTGGTCCAGATTTTCGGCGTGGAGCACGGTTGGCGCTGGACGTTCCTGGTCAACGTTCCCGTGGGCATCCTGGCCTTGGTTCTGGCCTTCCGCTGGTTCCCGAAGCCCATGCTGAACGGTTCACCTCCGGCACGCGCCGCACCCGTGGAGGTCGCCGACCCCGAGTCCATCCCTCTGGGCCGGTCATGGTTGCCGTTTACCAAAACACGGCCGGCCGGCTATCAACCGCGGGACCTGGACCCTATCGGCGCCTTCCTGCTGGGCATTGCCGTCCTTATGGTGCTGCTGCCCTTCGTCGAGTCGCGCGGCTCGGCCTGGACCTGGACGATGCTGCCCGCCGGCCTGGCGGTGCTGGCTCTGTGGGCGTGGTGGGAGCACCGTTACAAGCTCCGTGGCCGCAGTCCGATGGTGGATCTGCACTTGTTCCGCGGCGCAGGCTTCACCAATGGCACCATCATTTCCGGGCTCTACATGCTCGGCATGACCAGCGTCTGGGTTCTCGTTGCGCTCTATGTCCAAAACGGGCTGGGCCGTACGGCGTTGGAGGCCGGCCTCATCAGTTTGCCCGCAGCCGTGATGGCGGCCTTCGGATCCCACTGGTCCGGCGGGAAAGTGATGGAGTACGGGCGGCGGGTAGTGATCTGGGGCATCCTGTGCGCCCTCTTCGGACTGGGTTCGAGCGTGCTGGTCATCCACTGGCAGACGGCGTTCGGCCTGAACTTTTGGTGGCTGCTGTTTACGCTGTCCTTCGTGGGCACTGCGCAGGGGCTAGTGATCAGCCCGAACCAGACGTTGACACTTGCCGACGTTCCCCTGGATTATGCGGGCAGCGCCGGGGGAGTGCAGCAGACCGGGCAACGGATCGGAACCTCCGTGGGGATCGCGATGATGACGGCCATCGCGTTTGCTACCCTGGCCCAAACGGATTGGCAAACGGCCATTACCGTGGGATTCGGTGCGATCGCCTGCGTGGTCCTGGTAGCGCTGGCCGTAGCGGTCAAGGACCACCGGCGCCGGCTGGTCGAAGTAGCCGGCACCGCGTAG
- the hpaD gene encoding 3,4-dihydroxyphenylacetate 2,3-dioxygenase, whose protein sequence is MSNEIPKPSVPAPDIVRCAYMDLVVTDLAKSREFYVDVLGLHVTEEDENTIYLRSFEEFIHHNLVLRKGPVAAVASFAYRVKSPAEVDAAEAYYKELGCRTERRKDGFSKGIGDSVRVEDPLGFPYEFFYDVEHVERLTQRYDLYSAGELVRLDHFNQVTPDVPRGRKYLEDLGFRVSEDIKDSDGVTYAAWMHRKQTVHDTALTGGDGPRMHHVAFATHEKHNIIQICDKMGALRISDRIERGPGRHGVSNAFYLYILDPDGHRIEIYTQDYYTGDPDNPTVTWDVHDNQRRDWWGNPVVPSWYTEASLVLDLDGNPQEVIKRTDASEMAVTIGADGFSYTREPGEERGFKVGAQL, encoded by the coding sequence ATGAGCAACGAAATTCCCAAGCCCAGCGTCCCTGCTCCGGACATTGTCCGCTGCGCGTACATGGATTTGGTCGTCACGGACCTGGCCAAGTCCCGCGAGTTCTACGTGGATGTCCTCGGCCTGCACGTGACCGAAGAGGACGAGAACACCATCTACCTGCGCTCCTTCGAGGAGTTCATCCACCACAACCTGGTGCTGCGCAAGGGCCCGGTCGCCGCCGTGGCCTCGTTTGCCTACCGGGTGAAGTCCCCGGCCGAAGTGGACGCCGCCGAGGCGTACTACAAGGAACTCGGGTGCCGCACCGAGCGCCGCAAGGACGGCTTCTCCAAGGGCATCGGCGACTCCGTCCGCGTGGAGGACCCGCTGGGCTTCCCATACGAGTTCTTCTACGACGTCGAGCACGTCGAGCGCCTCACCCAGCGCTACGACCTCTACAGCGCCGGCGAACTGGTCCGCCTGGACCACTTCAACCAGGTCACCCCGGACGTCCCGCGCGGCCGCAAGTACCTGGAGGACCTGGGCTTCCGCGTCTCCGAAGACATCAAGGACTCCGACGGCGTGACCTACGCGGCCTGGATGCACCGCAAGCAGACCGTCCACGACACCGCCCTCACCGGCGGCGACGGCCCGCGCATGCACCACGTTGCCTTCGCCACGCACGAAAAGCACAACATCATCCAGATCTGCGACAAGATGGGCGCCCTGCGCATCTCCGACCGGATCGAACGCGGCCCCGGCCGCCACGGCGTCTCCAACGCGTTCTACCTGTACATCCTGGATCCGGACGGCCACCGCATCGAGATCTACACCCAGGACTACTACACCGGCGACCCGGACAACCCCACCGTCACCTGGGACGTCCACGACAACCAGCGCCGCGACTGGTGGGGCAACCCGGTAGTCCCGTCCTGGTACACCGAGGCCTCCCTGGTCCTGGACCTGGACGGCAACCCCCAGGAAGTCATCAAGCGCACCGACGCCTCCGAAATGGCCGTGACCATCGGAGCCGACGGCTTCTCCTACACCCGCGAACCGGGCGAAGAGCGCGGCTTCAAGGTCGGCGCCCAGCTCTAA
- a CDS encoding endonuclease/exonuclease/phosphatase family protein: MPAHQRPGQPRRQTTVLRIATMNVLSPSHAHWPVRRPLLKECLSRLEADVYALQEIDAAGTHDAAAELIGPGYHIVRHTRTAPDGTGAVIASRWPIVVLQELDLDVSSRTSADSWYSTVIAEIHAPAPWGTFLMVHHKPVWQLGYERERELQAVATAGAVERLLDSANRHVIIAGDFDAAPDSASIRFWTGLQSLEGISVAYQDSWTVKHQDEPGHTFSPHNILVRNGDMPLDSGRRIDYIMNRCGIHGPSLAVAQCRRIAEPDAARQPSDHYGLCTDYQIPARPVGTPPI; encoded by the coding sequence ATGCCGGCTCACCAGCGACCCGGGCAGCCACGGCGCCAGACGACCGTGCTGCGCATCGCCACGATGAACGTGCTTTCCCCCTCCCACGCTCATTGGCCGGTCCGGCGTCCGCTGCTCAAGGAATGCTTATCACGACTTGAAGCCGACGTATACGCCCTGCAGGAAATCGATGCCGCCGGAACCCATGACGCAGCCGCCGAACTCATCGGCCCCGGGTACCACATCGTGCGGCATACCAGGACGGCTCCTGACGGCACAGGTGCTGTGATTGCTTCCCGCTGGCCCATCGTCGTGCTCCAGGAGCTGGACCTGGACGTTTCGTCACGAACCTCTGCTGACAGTTGGTACTCGACCGTGATTGCCGAAATCCACGCACCGGCACCTTGGGGCACGTTTCTCATGGTCCATCACAAGCCCGTTTGGCAGCTCGGCTACGAACGTGAACGTGAGCTACAGGCAGTGGCGACAGCAGGCGCGGTGGAAAGACTGCTGGACAGCGCAAACCGCCATGTCATAATCGCCGGAGACTTCGACGCCGCACCGGACTCCGCCAGCATCAGGTTCTGGACCGGTCTGCAGTCTCTGGAAGGAATCAGCGTCGCTTACCAGGACTCCTGGACCGTTAAGCATCAAGACGAACCCGGCCACACCTTCAGCCCGCACAACATTCTGGTCCGCAACGGGGATATGCCGTTGGACTCCGGCCGGCGGATCGATTACATCATGAACCGGTGCGGCATCCATGGCCCGTCCCTGGCCGTAGCCCAGTGCAGGCGGATAGCGGAACCTGACGCCGCAAGGCAGCCAAGTGACCACTACGGCCTGTGCACGGATTACCAGATTCCTGCGCGGCCCGTTGGCACTCCACCTATCTAG
- a CDS encoding helix-turn-helix domain-containing protein produces the protein MRGKQSGDVQTAVADNFSQWHHLVSESFVPLEVRSDKLQDFSGVLRSRVLDELSIVEVTAKGHQVLRTPALIERSDRLFFKLNLQLSGHGILIQDNREAALRPGDIAVYDTHRPYTLAFEEDFRTLVVMFPHEILDLSPDDVGQLTAVRMAGDQGLGRMISPFMMQLAENLEVLTGPSGHRLAHNAVDLIATMFDNELSTRRSTEEGRHSELLVRIRKYIEANLGDPDLAPANIAAAHYISTRQLHNIFHQADATVATWIRARRLEHCRRDLRDPILADRPVGTIANRWGFVDAAHFSRIFRSAYGQTPSAYRLG, from the coding sequence ATGCGGGGAAAGCAGTCCGGTGACGTGCAGACTGCCGTCGCCGATAACTTCAGCCAGTGGCACCACCTGGTGTCCGAATCCTTCGTGCCCCTGGAAGTCCGCTCGGATAAACTCCAGGATTTCAGTGGCGTGCTGCGTTCGCGGGTGCTGGACGAACTCTCCATCGTAGAAGTGACTGCAAAAGGCCATCAGGTACTGCGCACTCCGGCGCTAATCGAGCGGTCCGACCGGCTGTTCTTCAAGTTGAACCTGCAGCTCTCCGGCCACGGCATCCTCATCCAGGACAATCGAGAAGCTGCGCTGCGTCCTGGTGACATTGCCGTCTACGACACCCACCGGCCTTACACCTTGGCGTTTGAGGAGGACTTCCGGACGCTGGTGGTCATGTTTCCCCACGAAATCCTGGACCTCTCCCCCGACGACGTGGGTCAGCTGACTGCCGTGCGGATGGCTGGAGACCAAGGTCTGGGTCGCATGATCAGCCCATTCATGATGCAACTGGCGGAAAACCTGGAAGTACTCACCGGACCGAGCGGCCATCGCCTGGCGCACAACGCCGTCGACCTGATCGCCACCATGTTCGACAACGAACTCAGCACCAGACGAAGCACCGAGGAAGGACGACATAGCGAACTGCTGGTCCGGATCAGGAAGTACATCGAAGCCAACCTCGGCGATCCGGACCTCGCTCCGGCGAACATTGCGGCTGCCCATTACATTTCCACCCGCCAGTTGCACAACATCTTCCACCAGGCCGATGCCACTGTCGCCACCTGGATCAGGGCACGGAGACTCGAACACTGCCGGCGGGATCTGCGCGATCCTATTCTTGCCGACCGGCCCGTCGGAACCATTGCCAACCGGTGGGGTTTTGTCGATGCAGCGCACTTCAGCCGCATCTTCCGCAGTGCCTACGGACAAACGCCCAGCGCCTATCGGCTGGGCTGA
- a CDS encoding primary-amine oxidase: MTTTAGVTNTAYALATADEIIRVREILADHGFVGDATRFAYLGLTDPPRGSQGAEDRRFRAFLHDVSGAAPRDVTVSVTENRVLSVAELDTSLTGELPVLEEEFEVVEQILAQDGRWLKALAERGLAVDKVRVAPLSAGVFEYPEEKGRRILRGLAFYQEFPEDSAWAHPIDGLVAYVDVVNKSVDQVLDFGAVPVPAEHGNYTDPELTGELRTTQKPIEITQPEGPSFTVTGGNHIEWEKWSFDVGFDAREGVVLHNIGFQDGDRHRSIIKRASIAEMVVPYGDPSPVRSWQNYFDTGEYQVGQYANSLELGCDCLGDITYLSPVIADGFGNPREIRNGICMHEEDSGILAKHSDLWTGINYTRRNRRMVVSFFTTIGNYDYGFYWYLYLDGTIEFEAKATGIVFTSAYPGKGYEYASEMAPGLGAPFHQHLFSARLDMALDGFTNRVEEEEAVRVHTGEGNERGNAFTRRRTLLARESEAAREANMAAGRTWHISNPESLNRLGEPVAYKLYPEGQPTLLADPGSSVARRAAFATKDLWVTRHDEAERYPTGDFVNQHAGGAGLPAYLAQDRNIDGEDIVVWHTFGLTHYPRVEDWPIMPVDTAGFKLRPDGFFDRSPVLDVPPSKPAGGHCHR, translated from the coding sequence ATGACCACCACAGCGGGAGTCACCAACACTGCCTACGCTTTGGCTACGGCCGATGAAATCATCCGGGTCCGCGAAATCCTTGCCGACCACGGGTTTGTAGGCGACGCGACGAGATTCGCCTACCTCGGGTTGACTGATCCTCCACGCGGGTCCCAGGGCGCGGAGGACCGGCGCTTCCGCGCCTTTCTGCATGATGTTTCGGGTGCCGCGCCCCGGGACGTCACTGTCTCGGTTACTGAGAACAGGGTGCTGTCCGTGGCTGAACTGGATACGTCGCTCACCGGTGAACTGCCCGTGCTGGAGGAAGAATTCGAAGTTGTTGAGCAGATTCTTGCCCAGGACGGACGCTGGCTAAAAGCGCTCGCGGAGCGGGGGCTCGCCGTCGACAAGGTGCGCGTGGCCCCGCTATCCGCGGGGGTGTTCGAGTATCCGGAGGAGAAGGGCCGCCGGATCCTGCGTGGCCTGGCCTTCTACCAGGAGTTTCCGGAGGACAGCGCCTGGGCCCACCCGATCGATGGGCTGGTGGCCTACGTTGACGTAGTCAATAAGAGCGTGGACCAGGTGCTGGACTTCGGCGCCGTGCCGGTCCCCGCCGAGCACGGCAACTACACGGACCCGGAACTGACCGGGGAACTGCGCACCACCCAGAAGCCAATCGAGATCACCCAGCCGGAGGGGCCGAGCTTCACCGTGACCGGCGGCAACCACATCGAATGGGAGAAGTGGAGCTTTGATGTCGGTTTCGACGCCCGCGAAGGCGTGGTGCTGCACAACATCGGGTTCCAGGACGGCGATCGCCATCGCTCCATCATCAAGCGCGCTTCCATCGCCGAGATGGTCGTTCCCTACGGTGATCCGTCACCTGTGCGCTCCTGGCAGAACTATTTCGATACGGGCGAATACCAGGTGGGTCAGTACGCCAACTCGCTGGAACTGGGCTGCGACTGTCTGGGCGACATCACGTACCTCTCGCCGGTCATTGCCGACGGCTTCGGCAACCCCCGCGAGATCCGCAACGGCATCTGCATGCATGAAGAGGACTCAGGCATTCTCGCCAAGCACTCCGACCTGTGGACGGGTATCAACTACACCCGCCGCAACCGCCGCATGGTGGTCTCCTTCTTCACCACCATCGGCAATTACGACTACGGCTTCTACTGGTACCTGTACTTGGATGGAACCATCGAGTTCGAGGCCAAGGCCACCGGCATCGTGTTCACCAGCGCCTACCCAGGTAAGGGGTACGAGTACGCGTCCGAGATGGCGCCAGGACTCGGTGCGCCATTCCACCAGCATCTCTTCAGCGCACGGCTGGACATGGCTCTGGACGGTTTTACCAATCGGGTGGAGGAAGAAGAAGCGGTAAGGGTGCACACCGGCGAAGGCAACGAACGCGGCAATGCCTTCACCCGGCGTCGTACGCTGCTGGCCAGGGAGTCGGAGGCAGCCAGGGAAGCCAACATGGCGGCAGGTCGTACCTGGCACATTTCCAACCCGGAATCGCTGAACCGGCTCGGCGAGCCGGTGGCCTACAAGCTGTACCCGGAGGGACAGCCGACCCTGCTAGCTGATCCAGGTTCGTCGGTAGCCAGGCGCGCGGCTTTCGCTACGAAGGACCTTTGGGTCACGCGCCACGACGAGGCCGAGCGGTACCCCACCGGAGACTTCGTCAACCAGCATGCGGGCGGGGCGGGCCTGCCGGCCTATCTTGCCCAGGACCGGAATATCGACGGCGAGGACATCGTGGTCTGGCATACTTTCGGCTTGACGCACTACCCCCGGGTTGAGGACTGGCCGATCATGCCGGTCGACACGGCGGGCTTCAAGCTCCGCCCCGACGGTTTCTTCGACCGCAGCCCCGTCCTGGACGTGCCGCCGAGCAAGCCCGCCGGCGGGCACTGCCACCGGTAG
- a CDS encoding APC family permease gives MIIAASAPLTVIAGGTPSNFAVTGVVGIPASFLVLGICLAVFAVGYSAMSAHIRNAGAFYAYIAQGLGRAAGVGAAWVALVAYNAMQIGIYGLFGFASASFIGSKIGAEVPWWLTAAVGFLIVGWLGINKVDLSVKVIAVLVGLEFLAVIVFDVVALAVQPEGVSAAGLAPSNLFTAGVGAALAFSIAGFMGFESAAIYSEEAKDPKRSIGRATFIAIAVISLFYAFSAWATTIATGPSQVVAQSQEFGPDLLFVFLSAHAGTVAADITQVLFITSLLAALIAFHNAVARYVFSLGREGVLPKRLGYVSPQSHAPVAGSLVQSALALVMLFIFAIAGIGSELGPLYPVLTFFTWLTNTGAFGLVLLLVLISLAVIGYFRRHGDGHSVWTRIVAPALAAALLGAVFIMIVVNFDVLIGTEGTSPLSWILPAVALVPGVLGVLWGLYLKSARPQVYSGIGSGGSGND, from the coding sequence ATGATCATTGCCGCGTCGGCGCCGTTGACTGTTATCGCCGGCGGCACACCCAGCAACTTCGCCGTTACCGGTGTGGTAGGAATTCCTGCGTCCTTTCTGGTCCTGGGGATCTGCTTGGCAGTGTTTGCGGTGGGCTACTCGGCAATGAGCGCCCACATCCGCAATGCCGGTGCCTTCTACGCATACATCGCCCAGGGGTTGGGGCGGGCGGCCGGGGTCGGCGCCGCGTGGGTGGCGCTGGTCGCCTACAACGCCATGCAGATCGGCATTTACGGCCTGTTCGGCTTCGCGTCCGCTTCGTTCATCGGCAGCAAGATCGGCGCCGAAGTTCCATGGTGGCTGACCGCCGCCGTCGGATTTTTGATAGTCGGCTGGCTCGGCATCAACAAGGTGGATTTGTCGGTCAAAGTGATCGCCGTTCTGGTGGGCCTGGAATTCCTTGCTGTCATTGTGTTCGACGTTGTCGCCTTGGCCGTGCAGCCGGAGGGTGTCTCGGCAGCGGGCCTGGCCCCATCGAACCTGTTCACTGCAGGAGTGGGGGCAGCTTTGGCGTTCAGCATTGCCGGATTCATGGGCTTCGAGTCGGCCGCCATCTACAGCGAGGAGGCCAAGGATCCCAAACGTTCGATCGGGCGGGCTACGTTCATCGCCATTGCCGTCATCTCACTCTTCTACGCGTTTTCGGCCTGGGCAACAACGATCGCGACAGGGCCTAGCCAGGTAGTCGCTCAATCCCAGGAATTTGGCCCCGACCTGCTCTTCGTCTTTCTGAGCGCGCATGCGGGTACTGTCGCAGCGGACATCACGCAGGTCCTGTTCATTACGAGTCTTCTAGCCGCGCTCATTGCCTTTCACAACGCCGTAGCTCGGTATGTCTTCTCGCTGGGACGGGAAGGAGTCCTCCCGAAGCGGCTGGGTTACGTCAGTCCGCAAAGCCATGCTCCCGTTGCCGGCTCGCTCGTCCAATCCGCGCTTGCCCTGGTGATGCTGTTCATTTTCGCCATCGCCGGCATCGGGTCCGAGCTCGGTCCGCTCTATCCTGTCCTGACCTTCTTTACATGGCTGACGAACACCGGCGCATTCGGTCTTGTCCTGCTGCTTGTCCTGATTTCACTGGCCGTCATCGGATACTTCCGCAGGCACGGTGACGGACACTCTGTCTGGACGCGTATCGTGGCCCCGGCACTCGCTGCAGCGCTCCTGGGCGCCGTATTCATTATGATCGTCGTCAACTTCGATGTACTCATCGGCACCGAGGGAACGTCACCGCTTTCATGGATCTTGCCCGCGGTCGCGTTGGTGCCCGGCGTACTCGGAGTGCTCTGGGGACTGTACCTGAAAAGTGCCAGGCCCCAGGTCTACAGCGGCATTGGCAGCGGCGGGAGCGGGAATGACTAG
- a CDS encoding MFS transporter → MSTSEELADNLPPATRHEERKVLAGTLVGTTIEWYDFFIYAQAAGMVLAGLYFAPLSQESAGLAQIVAWASLGISFLFRPLGAIVAGHLGDRLGRKLMLVFTLLLMGLATTLIGVLPTYAEIGIWAPILLVFLRILQGFSAGGEWGGAALMSVEHAPRNKRGFFGAFPQIGVPCGMILATGVMWLLTTFMTEEAFLTWGWRIPFLFSVVLIVVGYLIRRTVDESPVFKEMQERKKESAAPLGQLFKHNWKEVILTALIFIANNAAGYLLIAFFASYATKEIADGGLGMDRSAVLLASTLAAFGWLAFTMYGGILSDKIGRIRTFQIGYVWVLLWAVPMFLLIDTASIIWFTVAAFVLTIGLGLSYGPQSALYAEMFPANVRYSGVSIGYAIGAILGGAFAPMIAELLLGWTGTTISIGIYIAVLCVISLVAVSVVKETRGTNLRVEEAHREYLQKHPEAR, encoded by the coding sequence ATGTCAACGTCAGAAGAACTGGCAGACAACCTTCCTCCCGCTACACGGCACGAGGAGCGGAAGGTTCTAGCCGGAACGCTGGTCGGCACCACCATCGAGTGGTACGACTTCTTTATCTATGCCCAGGCGGCTGGCATGGTGCTCGCCGGCCTGTACTTCGCGCCGCTGTCGCAGGAGAGTGCGGGCCTGGCCCAGATTGTGGCCTGGGCTTCGCTGGGCATCAGCTTCCTCTTCCGGCCGCTGGGCGCCATCGTTGCCGGCCATTTGGGCGATCGGCTGGGCCGCAAGCTGATGCTGGTCTTTACCCTGCTGCTGATGGGTCTGGCTACCACCCTCATCGGTGTCCTGCCGACCTACGCGGAGATCGGTATCTGGGCTCCGATTCTCCTGGTCTTCCTCCGGATCCTGCAGGGCTTCTCTGCGGGTGGCGAATGGGGCGGTGCCGCTCTGATGTCCGTGGAGCATGCTCCACGCAACAAGCGTGGCTTCTTCGGCGCCTTCCCTCAGATCGGTGTTCCCTGCGGCATGATCCTTGCTACCGGTGTCATGTGGCTCTTGACCACGTTCATGACCGAGGAAGCCTTCCTGACTTGGGGCTGGCGTATTCCGTTCCTGTTCTCCGTGGTGCTGATTGTTGTCGGCTATCTGATCCGGCGGACCGTCGACGAGAGCCCTGTCTTCAAGGAGATGCAGGAGCGCAAGAAGGAATCTGCTGCCCCTCTAGGCCAGTTGTTCAAGCACAACTGGAAAGAAGTCATTCTGACGGCATTGATCTTCATTGCCAACAACGCTGCCGGCTACCTGCTGATCGCTTTCTTCGCTTCCTACGCAACCAAAGAAATCGCAGATGGCGGTCTGGGCATGGACCGCTCCGCCGTGCTGCTGGCGAGCACCTTGGCTGCGTTCGGCTGGCTGGCCTTCACCATGTATGGCGGCATCCTTTCCGACAAGATCGGACGGATCCGCACCTTCCAGATCGGCTACGTTTGGGTTCTGCTGTGGGCGGTTCCGATGTTCCTGCTGATCGACACCGCCAGCATCATCTGGTTCACTGTCGCCGCCTTTGTGCTGACCATCGGGCTTGGCCTCTCCTACGGCCCCCAGTCGGCACTGTATGCGGAGATGTTCCCTGCCAACGTTCGCTACTCCGGTGTCTCGATCGGTTACGCCATCGGCGCGATTTTGGGTGGCGCTTTCGCTCCGATGATCGCTGAGCTGTTGCTGGGTTGGACCGGCACCACCATTTCCATCGGAATCTACATCGCCGTGCTGTGTGTGATTTCCCTGGTCGCGGTGTCCGTGGTCAAGGAAACGCGGGGTACCAATCTGCGCGTGGAAGAAGCGCACCGGGAGTACCTGCAGAAGCATCCTGAGGCTCGCTAG
- a CDS encoding TetR/AcrR family transcriptional regulator, whose product MPKIVDHDQRRLELVSATWRIIARLGMDAATMREIAAEAGFANGALKPYFPTKDDLLAFAFEHVFNQTNRRMAAATTGKTGLAALRAYCQEILPLDEDRLNEARIVIPFWQKALTDQSKAELHDLSMEQWRTSLVEQLQQARSEGEVSTSVSDEAIAGHVMNMVLGAQITAVLDPDHYSPSQLAAQLDGYLELLAAHP is encoded by the coding sequence GTGCCGAAGATCGTCGACCACGACCAACGCCGGTTGGAACTGGTGAGCGCCACCTGGCGAATCATCGCCCGCCTTGGCATGGATGCTGCCACCATGCGTGAGATCGCAGCCGAAGCTGGCTTTGCCAATGGTGCACTCAAGCCCTACTTCCCCACGAAAGACGATTTGCTCGCGTTTGCGTTTGAGCACGTCTTCAATCAGACCAACCGGCGCATGGCCGCTGCCACTACAGGCAAGACCGGCCTGGCCGCGCTTCGCGCGTACTGTCAGGAAATTCTTCCGCTGGACGAAGACCGGCTCAACGAGGCCCGCATCGTGATTCCGTTTTGGCAAAAAGCCTTGACCGATCAATCCAAGGCGGAGCTGCACGATTTATCAATGGAACAGTGGCGGACGAGCCTGGTCGAGCAGTTGCAGCAGGCGCGCTCCGAAGGCGAGGTTTCAACCTCAGTCAGCGATGAGGCAATCGCCGGGCATGTCATGAATATGGTGTTGGGCGCCCAGATTACTGCGGTGCTGGATCCGGACCACTACTCCCCTAGCCAGCTGGCGGCCCAGCTGGATGGCTATCTGGAGCTGCTGGCGGCCCATCCCTGA